From one Salmo salar chromosome ssa09, Ssal_v3.1, whole genome shotgun sequence genomic stretch:
- the LOC106612869 gene encoding arfaptin-2 isoform X1: MADSFMGKAATMEIPINSNGETLAEDDSLEQAAKIQWTLDEKDLQQVMVSGPNLNETSVVSGGYGGPAGGIIPTSSIKGPAIRFNPQYVDRRSPPAPNCAPVPGAQSQPTDLRMKSRGQGVGLVSSQSAARMITNQNQTDQPFTGSGMHHSNSTQNMSVEEANRGVAVEKLDSVKKWGINTYKCTKQMFSERFGRGSRTVDLELEAQIDVLRDTKRKYESVLRLTSALTSHFYNMVQTQQALGDTFADLSQKSPELRDEFGYNAETQKLLCRNGEALLGAINFFVSSINTLVNKTMEDTLMTIKLYEAARLEFDAYRADLEELSLGPRDAATMVRIEVSQQQYQVQRDKYERLRSDVTIKLKFLEENKVKVMHKQLLLFHNAISAYFAGNQQQLEQTLRQFNVKLKPPGSDKPSWLEES, encoded by the exons ATGGCAGACAGTTTTATGGGCAAGGCGGCTACCATGGAGATTCCTATCAACAGCAATGGAGAGACCCTGGCCGAGGATGACAGTTTGGAGCAG GCTGCAAAGATTCAGTGGACCTTAGATGAGAAG GACCTGCAGCAGGTGATGGTGTCTGGTCCCAACCTGAATGAGACCAGCGTCGTGTCTGGAGGCTACGGAGGACCTGCGGGGGGCATCATACCCACCTCCTCCATCAAAG GCCCTGCTATCCGCTTCAACCCTCAGTATGTGGACAGGAGAAGCCCCCCTGCCCCTAACTGTGCCCCTGTCCCTGGAGCCCAATCTCAGCCCACAG ACCTGCGAATGAAGTCCAGGGGACAGGGTGTAGGTCTGGTCTCCAGCCAGTCAGCAGCCAGAATGATAACCAACCAGAACCAGACCGACCAGCCATTTACAG GGTCGGGTATGCACCACAGTAACAGCACCCAGAACATGTCAGTGGAGGAGGCTAACCGTGGTGTGGCTGTGGAGAAACTAGACAGCGTTAAGAAGTGGGGCATCAACACCTACAAG TGTACCAAGCAGATGTTCTCGGAGCGGTTCGGCCGTGGTTCTCGGACTGTGGACCTAGAGCTGGAGGCCCAGATAGACGTGCTCAGGGACACCAAGAGGAAGTACGAGTCTGTCCTGAGACTGACCAGTGCCCTGACCAGCCACTTCTACAACATGGTCCAGACCCAGCAGGCCTTAGGGGACACCTTCGCAGACCTCAGCCAGAAATCACCTGAACTACGG GATGAGTTTGGTTACAACGCGGAGACTCAGAAGTTGTTGTGTAGGAACGGGGAGGCTCTGCTTGGTGCCATCAACTTCTTTGTGTCCAGCATCAATACACTGGTCAACAAGACCATGGAGGACACACTGATGACCATCAAACTGTACGAGGCTGCAAG gCTGGAGTTTGATGCGTACAGGGCCGACCTGGAGGAGTTGAGTCTGGGTCctcgtgatgctgccaccatggtGCGTATAGAGGTGTCCCAGCAGCAGTACCAGGTGCAGAGAGACAAGTACGAACGGCTGCGCTCAGACGTTACCATCAAACTCAAGTTCCTGGAAGAGAACAAG gtgaaggtGATGCACAAGCAGCTGCTGCTCTTCCATAATGCTATCTCAGCCTACTTCGCTGGGAACCAGCAGCAGTTGGAACAGACACTGAGACAGTTCAACGTCAAGTTAAAGCCCCCAGGGTCAGACAAGCCCTCCTGGCTGGAGGAGAGCTAG
- the LOC106612869 gene encoding arfaptin-2 isoform X9 — translation MADSFMGKAATMEIPINSNGETLAEDDSLEQDLQQVMVSGPNLNETSVVSGGYGGPAGGIIPTSSIKGSGMHHSNSTQNMSVEEANRGVAVEKLDSVKKWGINTYKCTKQMFSERFGRGSRTVDLELEAQIDVLRDTKRKYESVLRLTSALTSHFYNMVQTQQALGDTFADLSQKSPELRDEFGYNAETQKLLCRNGEALLGAINFFVSSINTLVNKTMEDTLMTIKLYEAARLEFDAYRADLEELSLGPRDAATMVRIEVSQQQYQVQRDKYERLRSDVTIKLKFLEENKVKVMHKQLLLFHNAISAYFAGNQQQLEQTLRQFNVKLKPPGSDKPSWLEES, via the exons ATGGCAGACAGTTTTATGGGCAAGGCGGCTACCATGGAGATTCCTATCAACAGCAATGGAGAGACCCTGGCCGAGGATGACAGTTTGGAGCAG GACCTGCAGCAGGTGATGGTGTCTGGTCCCAACCTGAATGAGACCAGCGTCGTGTCTGGAGGCTACGGAGGACCTGCGGGGGGCATCATACCCACCTCCTCCATCAAAG GGTCGGGTATGCACCACAGTAACAGCACCCAGAACATGTCAGTGGAGGAGGCTAACCGTGGTGTGGCTGTGGAGAAACTAGACAGCGTTAAGAAGTGGGGCATCAACACCTACAAG TGTACCAAGCAGATGTTCTCGGAGCGGTTCGGCCGTGGTTCTCGGACTGTGGACCTAGAGCTGGAGGCCCAGATAGACGTGCTCAGGGACACCAAGAGGAAGTACGAGTCTGTCCTGAGACTGACCAGTGCCCTGACCAGCCACTTCTACAACATGGTCCAGACCCAGCAGGCCTTAGGGGACACCTTCGCAGACCTCAGCCAGAAATCACCTGAACTACGG GATGAGTTTGGTTACAACGCGGAGACTCAGAAGTTGTTGTGTAGGAACGGGGAGGCTCTGCTTGGTGCCATCAACTTCTTTGTGTCCAGCATCAATACACTGGTCAACAAGACCATGGAGGACACACTGATGACCATCAAACTGTACGAGGCTGCAAG gCTGGAGTTTGATGCGTACAGGGCCGACCTGGAGGAGTTGAGTCTGGGTCctcgtgatgctgccaccatggtGCGTATAGAGGTGTCCCAGCAGCAGTACCAGGTGCAGAGAGACAAGTACGAACGGCTGCGCTCAGACGTTACCATCAAACTCAAGTTCCTGGAAGAGAACAAG gtgaaggtGATGCACAAGCAGCTGCTGCTCTTCCATAATGCTATCTCAGCCTACTTCGCTGGGAACCAGCAGCAGTTGGAACAGACACTGAGACAGTTCAACGTCAAGTTAAAGCCCCCAGGGTCAGACAAGCCCTCCTGGCTGGAGGAGAGCTAG
- the LOC106612869 gene encoding arfaptin-2 isoform X6, with protein MADSFMGKAATMEIPINSNGETLAEDDSLEQDLQQVMVSGPNLNETSVVSGGYGGPAGGIIPTSSIKDLRMKSRGQGVGLVSSQSAARMITNQNQTDQPFTGSGMHHSNSTQNMSVEEANRGVAVEKLDSVKKWGINTYKCTKQMFSERFGRGSRTVDLELEAQIDVLRDTKRKYESVLRLTSALTSHFYNMVQTQQALGDTFADLSQKSPELRDEFGYNAETQKLLCRNGEALLGAINFFVSSINTLVNKTMEDTLMTIKLYEAARLEFDAYRADLEELSLGPRDAATMVRIEVSQQQYQVQRDKYERLRSDVTIKLKFLEENKVKVMHKQLLLFHNAISAYFAGNQQQLEQTLRQFNVKLKPPGSDKPSWLEES; from the exons ATGGCAGACAGTTTTATGGGCAAGGCGGCTACCATGGAGATTCCTATCAACAGCAATGGAGAGACCCTGGCCGAGGATGACAGTTTGGAGCAG GACCTGCAGCAGGTGATGGTGTCTGGTCCCAACCTGAATGAGACCAGCGTCGTGTCTGGAGGCTACGGAGGACCTGCGGGGGGCATCATACCCACCTCCTCCATCAAAG ACCTGCGAATGAAGTCCAGGGGACAGGGTGTAGGTCTGGTCTCCAGCCAGTCAGCAGCCAGAATGATAACCAACCAGAACCAGACCGACCAGCCATTTACAG GGTCGGGTATGCACCACAGTAACAGCACCCAGAACATGTCAGTGGAGGAGGCTAACCGTGGTGTGGCTGTGGAGAAACTAGACAGCGTTAAGAAGTGGGGCATCAACACCTACAAG TGTACCAAGCAGATGTTCTCGGAGCGGTTCGGCCGTGGTTCTCGGACTGTGGACCTAGAGCTGGAGGCCCAGATAGACGTGCTCAGGGACACCAAGAGGAAGTACGAGTCTGTCCTGAGACTGACCAGTGCCCTGACCAGCCACTTCTACAACATGGTCCAGACCCAGCAGGCCTTAGGGGACACCTTCGCAGACCTCAGCCAGAAATCACCTGAACTACGG GATGAGTTTGGTTACAACGCGGAGACTCAGAAGTTGTTGTGTAGGAACGGGGAGGCTCTGCTTGGTGCCATCAACTTCTTTGTGTCCAGCATCAATACACTGGTCAACAAGACCATGGAGGACACACTGATGACCATCAAACTGTACGAGGCTGCAAG gCTGGAGTTTGATGCGTACAGGGCCGACCTGGAGGAGTTGAGTCTGGGTCctcgtgatgctgccaccatggtGCGTATAGAGGTGTCCCAGCAGCAGTACCAGGTGCAGAGAGACAAGTACGAACGGCTGCGCTCAGACGTTACCATCAAACTCAAGTTCCTGGAAGAGAACAAG gtgaaggtGATGCACAAGCAGCTGCTGCTCTTCCATAATGCTATCTCAGCCTACTTCGCTGGGAACCAGCAGCAGTTGGAACAGACACTGAGACAGTTCAACGTCAAGTTAAAGCCCCCAGGGTCAGACAAGCCCTCCTGGCTGGAGGAGAGCTAG
- the LOC106612869 gene encoding arfaptin-2 isoform X2 has protein sequence MADSFMGKAATMEIPINSNGETLAEDDSLEQDLQQVMVSGPNLNETSVVSGGYGGPAGGIIPTSSIKGPAIRFNPQYVDRRSPPAPNCAPVPGAQSQPTDLRMKSRGQGVGLVSSQSAARMITNQNQTDQPFTGSGMHHSNSTQNMSVEEANRGVAVEKLDSVKKWGINTYKCTKQMFSERFGRGSRTVDLELEAQIDVLRDTKRKYESVLRLTSALTSHFYNMVQTQQALGDTFADLSQKSPELRDEFGYNAETQKLLCRNGEALLGAINFFVSSINTLVNKTMEDTLMTIKLYEAARLEFDAYRADLEELSLGPRDAATMVRIEVSQQQYQVQRDKYERLRSDVTIKLKFLEENKVKVMHKQLLLFHNAISAYFAGNQQQLEQTLRQFNVKLKPPGSDKPSWLEES, from the exons ATGGCAGACAGTTTTATGGGCAAGGCGGCTACCATGGAGATTCCTATCAACAGCAATGGAGAGACCCTGGCCGAGGATGACAGTTTGGAGCAG GACCTGCAGCAGGTGATGGTGTCTGGTCCCAACCTGAATGAGACCAGCGTCGTGTCTGGAGGCTACGGAGGACCTGCGGGGGGCATCATACCCACCTCCTCCATCAAAG GCCCTGCTATCCGCTTCAACCCTCAGTATGTGGACAGGAGAAGCCCCCCTGCCCCTAACTGTGCCCCTGTCCCTGGAGCCCAATCTCAGCCCACAG ACCTGCGAATGAAGTCCAGGGGACAGGGTGTAGGTCTGGTCTCCAGCCAGTCAGCAGCCAGAATGATAACCAACCAGAACCAGACCGACCAGCCATTTACAG GGTCGGGTATGCACCACAGTAACAGCACCCAGAACATGTCAGTGGAGGAGGCTAACCGTGGTGTGGCTGTGGAGAAACTAGACAGCGTTAAGAAGTGGGGCATCAACACCTACAAG TGTACCAAGCAGATGTTCTCGGAGCGGTTCGGCCGTGGTTCTCGGACTGTGGACCTAGAGCTGGAGGCCCAGATAGACGTGCTCAGGGACACCAAGAGGAAGTACGAGTCTGTCCTGAGACTGACCAGTGCCCTGACCAGCCACTTCTACAACATGGTCCAGACCCAGCAGGCCTTAGGGGACACCTTCGCAGACCTCAGCCAGAAATCACCTGAACTACGG GATGAGTTTGGTTACAACGCGGAGACTCAGAAGTTGTTGTGTAGGAACGGGGAGGCTCTGCTTGGTGCCATCAACTTCTTTGTGTCCAGCATCAATACACTGGTCAACAAGACCATGGAGGACACACTGATGACCATCAAACTGTACGAGGCTGCAAG gCTGGAGTTTGATGCGTACAGGGCCGACCTGGAGGAGTTGAGTCTGGGTCctcgtgatgctgccaccatggtGCGTATAGAGGTGTCCCAGCAGCAGTACCAGGTGCAGAGAGACAAGTACGAACGGCTGCGCTCAGACGTTACCATCAAACTCAAGTTCCTGGAAGAGAACAAG gtgaaggtGATGCACAAGCAGCTGCTGCTCTTCCATAATGCTATCTCAGCCTACTTCGCTGGGAACCAGCAGCAGTTGGAACAGACACTGAGACAGTTCAACGTCAAGTTAAAGCCCCCAGGGTCAGACAAGCCCTCCTGGCTGGAGGAGAGCTAG
- the LOC106612869 gene encoding arfaptin-2 isoform X8 — MADSFMGKAATMEIPINSNGETLAEDDSLEQAAKIQWTLDEKDLQQVMVSGPNLNETSVVSGGYGGPAGGIIPTSSIKGSGMHHSNSTQNMSVEEANRGVAVEKLDSVKKWGINTYKCTKQMFSERFGRGSRTVDLELEAQIDVLRDTKRKYESVLRLTSALTSHFYNMVQTQQALGDTFADLSQKSPELRDEFGYNAETQKLLCRNGEALLGAINFFVSSINTLVNKTMEDTLMTIKLYEAARLEFDAYRADLEELSLGPRDAATMVRIEVSQQQYQVQRDKYERLRSDVTIKLKFLEENKVKVMHKQLLLFHNAISAYFAGNQQQLEQTLRQFNVKLKPPGSDKPSWLEES; from the exons ATGGCAGACAGTTTTATGGGCAAGGCGGCTACCATGGAGATTCCTATCAACAGCAATGGAGAGACCCTGGCCGAGGATGACAGTTTGGAGCAG GCTGCAAAGATTCAGTGGACCTTAGATGAGAAG GACCTGCAGCAGGTGATGGTGTCTGGTCCCAACCTGAATGAGACCAGCGTCGTGTCTGGAGGCTACGGAGGACCTGCGGGGGGCATCATACCCACCTCCTCCATCAAAG GGTCGGGTATGCACCACAGTAACAGCACCCAGAACATGTCAGTGGAGGAGGCTAACCGTGGTGTGGCTGTGGAGAAACTAGACAGCGTTAAGAAGTGGGGCATCAACACCTACAAG TGTACCAAGCAGATGTTCTCGGAGCGGTTCGGCCGTGGTTCTCGGACTGTGGACCTAGAGCTGGAGGCCCAGATAGACGTGCTCAGGGACACCAAGAGGAAGTACGAGTCTGTCCTGAGACTGACCAGTGCCCTGACCAGCCACTTCTACAACATGGTCCAGACCCAGCAGGCCTTAGGGGACACCTTCGCAGACCTCAGCCAGAAATCACCTGAACTACGG GATGAGTTTGGTTACAACGCGGAGACTCAGAAGTTGTTGTGTAGGAACGGGGAGGCTCTGCTTGGTGCCATCAACTTCTTTGTGTCCAGCATCAATACACTGGTCAACAAGACCATGGAGGACACACTGATGACCATCAAACTGTACGAGGCTGCAAG gCTGGAGTTTGATGCGTACAGGGCCGACCTGGAGGAGTTGAGTCTGGGTCctcgtgatgctgccaccatggtGCGTATAGAGGTGTCCCAGCAGCAGTACCAGGTGCAGAGAGACAAGTACGAACGGCTGCGCTCAGACGTTACCATCAAACTCAAGTTCCTGGAAGAGAACAAG gtgaaggtGATGCACAAGCAGCTGCTGCTCTTCCATAATGCTATCTCAGCCTACTTCGCTGGGAACCAGCAGCAGTTGGAACAGACACTGAGACAGTTCAACGTCAAGTTAAAGCCCCCAGGGTCAGACAAGCCCTCCTGGCTGGAGGAGAGCTAG
- the LOC106612869 gene encoding arfaptin-2 isoform X5, translating into MADSFMGKAATMEIPINSNGETLAEDDSLEQAAKIQWTLDEKDLQQVMVSGPNLNETSVVSGGYGGPAGGIIPTSSIKDLRMKSRGQGVGLVSSQSAARMITNQNQTDQPFTGSGMHHSNSTQNMSVEEANRGVAVEKLDSVKKWGINTYKCTKQMFSERFGRGSRTVDLELEAQIDVLRDTKRKYESVLRLTSALTSHFYNMVQTQQALGDTFADLSQKSPELRDEFGYNAETQKLLCRNGEALLGAINFFVSSINTLVNKTMEDTLMTIKLYEAARLEFDAYRADLEELSLGPRDAATMVRIEVSQQQYQVQRDKYERLRSDVTIKLKFLEENKVKVMHKQLLLFHNAISAYFAGNQQQLEQTLRQFNVKLKPPGSDKPSWLEES; encoded by the exons ATGGCAGACAGTTTTATGGGCAAGGCGGCTACCATGGAGATTCCTATCAACAGCAATGGAGAGACCCTGGCCGAGGATGACAGTTTGGAGCAG GCTGCAAAGATTCAGTGGACCTTAGATGAGAAG GACCTGCAGCAGGTGATGGTGTCTGGTCCCAACCTGAATGAGACCAGCGTCGTGTCTGGAGGCTACGGAGGACCTGCGGGGGGCATCATACCCACCTCCTCCATCAAAG ACCTGCGAATGAAGTCCAGGGGACAGGGTGTAGGTCTGGTCTCCAGCCAGTCAGCAGCCAGAATGATAACCAACCAGAACCAGACCGACCAGCCATTTACAG GGTCGGGTATGCACCACAGTAACAGCACCCAGAACATGTCAGTGGAGGAGGCTAACCGTGGTGTGGCTGTGGAGAAACTAGACAGCGTTAAGAAGTGGGGCATCAACACCTACAAG TGTACCAAGCAGATGTTCTCGGAGCGGTTCGGCCGTGGTTCTCGGACTGTGGACCTAGAGCTGGAGGCCCAGATAGACGTGCTCAGGGACACCAAGAGGAAGTACGAGTCTGTCCTGAGACTGACCAGTGCCCTGACCAGCCACTTCTACAACATGGTCCAGACCCAGCAGGCCTTAGGGGACACCTTCGCAGACCTCAGCCAGAAATCACCTGAACTACGG GATGAGTTTGGTTACAACGCGGAGACTCAGAAGTTGTTGTGTAGGAACGGGGAGGCTCTGCTTGGTGCCATCAACTTCTTTGTGTCCAGCATCAATACACTGGTCAACAAGACCATGGAGGACACACTGATGACCATCAAACTGTACGAGGCTGCAAG gCTGGAGTTTGATGCGTACAGGGCCGACCTGGAGGAGTTGAGTCTGGGTCctcgtgatgctgccaccatggtGCGTATAGAGGTGTCCCAGCAGCAGTACCAGGTGCAGAGAGACAAGTACGAACGGCTGCGCTCAGACGTTACCATCAAACTCAAGTTCCTGGAAGAGAACAAG gtgaaggtGATGCACAAGCAGCTGCTGCTCTTCCATAATGCTATCTCAGCCTACTTCGCTGGGAACCAGCAGCAGTTGGAACAGACACTGAGACAGTTCAACGTCAAGTTAAAGCCCCCAGGGTCAGACAAGCCCTCCTGGCTGGAGGAGAGCTAG
- the LOC106612869 gene encoding arfaptin-2 isoform X4: protein MADSFMGKAATMEIPINSNGETLAEDDSLEQAAKIQWTLDEKDLQQVMVSGPNLNETSVVSGGYGGPAGGIIPTSSIKGPAIRFNPQYVDRRSPPAPNCAPVPGAQSQPTDLRMKSRGQGVGLVSSQSAARMITNQNQTDQPFTGSGMHHSNSTQNMSVEEANRGVAVEKLDSVKKWGINTYKCTKQMFSERFGRGSRTVDLELEAQIDVLRDTKRKYESVLRLTSALTSHFYNMVQTQQALGDTFADLSQKSPELRDEFGYNAETQKLLCRNGEALLGAINFFVSSINTLVNKTMEDTLMTIKLYEAARLEFDAYRADLEELSLGPRDAATMVRIEVSQQQYQVQRDKYERLRSDVTIKLKFLEENKVKVMHKQLLLFHNAISAYFSLCVCEGDAQAAAPLP, encoded by the exons ATGGCAGACAGTTTTATGGGCAAGGCGGCTACCATGGAGATTCCTATCAACAGCAATGGAGAGACCCTGGCCGAGGATGACAGTTTGGAGCAG GCTGCAAAGATTCAGTGGACCTTAGATGAGAAG GACCTGCAGCAGGTGATGGTGTCTGGTCCCAACCTGAATGAGACCAGCGTCGTGTCTGGAGGCTACGGAGGACCTGCGGGGGGCATCATACCCACCTCCTCCATCAAAG GCCCTGCTATCCGCTTCAACCCTCAGTATGTGGACAGGAGAAGCCCCCCTGCCCCTAACTGTGCCCCTGTCCCTGGAGCCCAATCTCAGCCCACAG ACCTGCGAATGAAGTCCAGGGGACAGGGTGTAGGTCTGGTCTCCAGCCAGTCAGCAGCCAGAATGATAACCAACCAGAACCAGACCGACCAGCCATTTACAG GGTCGGGTATGCACCACAGTAACAGCACCCAGAACATGTCAGTGGAGGAGGCTAACCGTGGTGTGGCTGTGGAGAAACTAGACAGCGTTAAGAAGTGGGGCATCAACACCTACAAG TGTACCAAGCAGATGTTCTCGGAGCGGTTCGGCCGTGGTTCTCGGACTGTGGACCTAGAGCTGGAGGCCCAGATAGACGTGCTCAGGGACACCAAGAGGAAGTACGAGTCTGTCCTGAGACTGACCAGTGCCCTGACCAGCCACTTCTACAACATGGTCCAGACCCAGCAGGCCTTAGGGGACACCTTCGCAGACCTCAGCCAGAAATCACCTGAACTACGG GATGAGTTTGGTTACAACGCGGAGACTCAGAAGTTGTTGTGTAGGAACGGGGAGGCTCTGCTTGGTGCCATCAACTTCTTTGTGTCCAGCATCAATACACTGGTCAACAAGACCATGGAGGACACACTGATGACCATCAAACTGTACGAGGCTGCAAG gCTGGAGTTTGATGCGTACAGGGCCGACCTGGAGGAGTTGAGTCTGGGTCctcgtgatgctgccaccatggtGCGTATAGAGGTGTCCCAGCAGCAGTACCAGGTGCAGAGAGACAAGTACGAACGGCTGCGCTCAGACGTTACCATCAAACTCAAGTTCCTGGAAGAGAACAAG gtGAAGGTGATGCACAAGCAGCTGCTGCTCTTCCATAATGCTATCTCAGCctacttctctctgtgtgtgtgtgaaggtgatGCACAAGCAGCTGCTCCTCTTCCATAA
- the LOC106612869 gene encoding arfaptin-2 isoform X3, protein MADSFMGKAATMEIPINSNGETLAEDDSLEQAAKIQWTLDEKDLQQVMVSGPNLNETSVVSGGYGGPAGGIIPTSSIKGPAIRFNPQYVDRRSPPAPNCAPVPGAQSQPTDLRMKSRGQGVGLVSSQSAARMITNQNQTDQPFTGSGMHHSNSTQNMSVEEANRGVAVEKLDSVKKWGINTYKCTKQMFSERFGRGSRTVDLELEAQIDVLRDTKRKYESVLRLTSALTSHFYNMVQTQQALGDTFADLSQKSPELRDEFGYNAETQKLLCRNGEALLGAINFFVSSINTLVNKTMEDTLMTIKLYEAARLEFDAYRADLEELSLGPRDAATMVRIEVSQQQYQVQRDKYERLRSDVTIKLKFLEENKVKVKVMHKQLLLFHNAISAYFSLCVCEGDAQAAAPLP, encoded by the exons ATGGCAGACAGTTTTATGGGCAAGGCGGCTACCATGGAGATTCCTATCAACAGCAATGGAGAGACCCTGGCCGAGGATGACAGTTTGGAGCAG GCTGCAAAGATTCAGTGGACCTTAGATGAGAAG GACCTGCAGCAGGTGATGGTGTCTGGTCCCAACCTGAATGAGACCAGCGTCGTGTCTGGAGGCTACGGAGGACCTGCGGGGGGCATCATACCCACCTCCTCCATCAAAG GCCCTGCTATCCGCTTCAACCCTCAGTATGTGGACAGGAGAAGCCCCCCTGCCCCTAACTGTGCCCCTGTCCCTGGAGCCCAATCTCAGCCCACAG ACCTGCGAATGAAGTCCAGGGGACAGGGTGTAGGTCTGGTCTCCAGCCAGTCAGCAGCCAGAATGATAACCAACCAGAACCAGACCGACCAGCCATTTACAG GGTCGGGTATGCACCACAGTAACAGCACCCAGAACATGTCAGTGGAGGAGGCTAACCGTGGTGTGGCTGTGGAGAAACTAGACAGCGTTAAGAAGTGGGGCATCAACACCTACAAG TGTACCAAGCAGATGTTCTCGGAGCGGTTCGGCCGTGGTTCTCGGACTGTGGACCTAGAGCTGGAGGCCCAGATAGACGTGCTCAGGGACACCAAGAGGAAGTACGAGTCTGTCCTGAGACTGACCAGTGCCCTGACCAGCCACTTCTACAACATGGTCCAGACCCAGCAGGCCTTAGGGGACACCTTCGCAGACCTCAGCCAGAAATCACCTGAACTACGG GATGAGTTTGGTTACAACGCGGAGACTCAGAAGTTGTTGTGTAGGAACGGGGAGGCTCTGCTTGGTGCCATCAACTTCTTTGTGTCCAGCATCAATACACTGGTCAACAAGACCATGGAGGACACACTGATGACCATCAAACTGTACGAGGCTGCAAG gCTGGAGTTTGATGCGTACAGGGCCGACCTGGAGGAGTTGAGTCTGGGTCctcgtgatgctgccaccatggtGCGTATAGAGGTGTCCCAGCAGCAGTACCAGGTGCAGAGAGACAAGTACGAACGGCTGCGCTCAGACGTTACCATCAAACTCAAGTTCCTGGAAGAGAACAAG gtgaaggtGAAGGTGATGCACAAGCAGCTGCTGCTCTTCCATAATGCTATCTCAGCctacttctctctgtgtgtgtgtgaaggtgatGCACAAGCAGCTGCTCCTCTTCCATAA
- the LOC106612869 gene encoding arfaptin-2 isoform X7, which produces MADSFMGKAATMEIPINSNGETLAEDDSLEQAAKIQWTLDEKDLQQVMVSGPNLNETSVVSGGYGGPAGGIIPTSSIKGPAIRFNPQYVDRRSPPAPNCAPVPGAQSQPTDLRMKSRGQGVGLVSSQSAARMITNQNQTDQPFTGSGMHHSNSTQNMSVEEANRGVAVEKLDSVKKWGINTYKCTKQMFSERFGRGSRTVDLELEAQIDVLRDTKRKYESVLRLTSALTSHFYNMVQTQQALGDTFADLSQKSPELRDEFGYNAETQKLLCRNGEALLGAINFFVSSINTLVNKTMEDTLMTIKLYEAARLEFDVFHADLAEVNLGLRVIGCYKGVLLTWMVYRGIWKKPQDGFSILSKLFL; this is translated from the exons ATGGCAGACAGTTTTATGGGCAAGGCGGCTACCATGGAGATTCCTATCAACAGCAATGGAGAGACCCTGGCCGAGGATGACAGTTTGGAGCAG GCTGCAAAGATTCAGTGGACCTTAGATGAGAAG GACCTGCAGCAGGTGATGGTGTCTGGTCCCAACCTGAATGAGACCAGCGTCGTGTCTGGAGGCTACGGAGGACCTGCGGGGGGCATCATACCCACCTCCTCCATCAAAG GCCCTGCTATCCGCTTCAACCCTCAGTATGTGGACAGGAGAAGCCCCCCTGCCCCTAACTGTGCCCCTGTCCCTGGAGCCCAATCTCAGCCCACAG ACCTGCGAATGAAGTCCAGGGGACAGGGTGTAGGTCTGGTCTCCAGCCAGTCAGCAGCCAGAATGATAACCAACCAGAACCAGACCGACCAGCCATTTACAG GGTCGGGTATGCACCACAGTAACAGCACCCAGAACATGTCAGTGGAGGAGGCTAACCGTGGTGTGGCTGTGGAGAAACTAGACAGCGTTAAGAAGTGGGGCATCAACACCTACAAG TGTACCAAGCAGATGTTCTCGGAGCGGTTCGGCCGTGGTTCTCGGACTGTGGACCTAGAGCTGGAGGCCCAGATAGACGTGCTCAGGGACACCAAGAGGAAGTACGAGTCTGTCCTGAGACTGACCAGTGCCCTGACCAGCCACTTCTACAACATGGTCCAGACCCAGCAGGCCTTAGGGGACACCTTCGCAGACCTCAGCCAGAAATCACCTGAACTACGG GATGAGTTTGGTTACAACGCGGAGACTCAGAAGTTGTTGTGTAGGAACGGGGAGGCTCTGCTTGGTGCCATCAACTTCTTTGTGTCCAGCATCAATACACTGGTCAACAAGACCATGGAGGACACACTGATGACCATCAAACTGTACGAGGCTGCAAG GCTGGAGTTTGATGTGTTCCATGCAGACCTGGCGGAGGTGAACTTGGGATTGAGGGTTATAGGGTGTTATAAGGGTGTTTTATTGACTTGGATGGtgtaccggggtatttggaaaaaaccacaggatggtttttcaatactgtCAAAACTATTTCTTTGA